One window of the Pararge aegeria chromosome 22, ilParAegt1.1, whole genome shotgun sequence genome contains the following:
- the LOC120633566 gene encoding uncharacterized protein LOC120633566: protein MFVRLILGLYSELSKNIFFKVIARCYCLCFVVFIFYSNYSMLLTYPPPIKVAITTVHKLMVYTIVTVASMLSNGEHFYEYLNEMSNIETKSKIKPRKFELIISLTTFVVIIILYTFFLFHNMTFANKNAYLEYYFGTLTLLFMAKCFNNMARVMMFELLWDRMKSLRMMMVENLKFCELVSDDHVELQISKLEEYIKVYNNLLDNLKYMGHASKLMIILNLPSYFIYVISVMLEFIKYRFVDMFYLFDGVANTMIPLVPAILAELVTIQVEKMKTHLSQQLLVCSHNGLRNRVCDALKFLELRPFKYTVWRAFSLNTSLLLGLISLCTTYTIVAIQFSHVYG, encoded by the exons ATGTTTGTTCGTTTGATTTTAGGTCTTTATTCCGAGctgagtaaaaatattttttttaaggttataGCAAGATGTTATTGTTTATGTTtcgtagtttttatattttattctaattaCTCAATGCTACTCACGTATCCTCCTCCGATAAAAGTTGCAATAACTACAGTGCACAAACTGATGGTTTATACAATAGTAACAGTGGCATCTATGTTGAGCAACGGGGAACATTTTTACGAATATCTAAACGAAATGTCCAATATTGAAACAAAATCCAAGATTAAGCCGCGAAAATTTGAATTGATAATTTCATTAACAACAtttgttgtaataataatactttacacgttctttttatttcataatatgacatttgcaaataaaaatgcttatttAGAGTACTATTTCGGTACTTTGACATTGCTGTTTATGgctaaatgttttaataacatGGCTCGAGTTATGATGTTTGAACTTTTGTGGGATCGGATGAAGTCACTAAGGATGATGATGGTAGAGAACCTAAAATTTTGCGAACTAGTAAGCGATGACCACGTCGAACTACAAATTTCAAAGTTAGAAgaatatataaaagtgtataatAATTTGTTAGACAATCTAAAATATATGGGTCATGCATCAAAACTGATG ATTATCTTGAATCTTCCGTCTTATTTCATTTATGTTATATCGGTTATGCTGGAGTTTATCAAATATCGCTTC GTGGACATGTTCTACCTCTTTGATGGCGTTGCAAATACAATGATACCGCTAGTACCAGCTATTCTTGCGGAACTAGTCACCATACAAGTTGAAAAGATGAAGACCCACCTTAGCCAACAACTTCTAGTTTGTAGTC atAATGGACTCAGGAACAGGGTATGCGACGCCCTGAAGTTCTTAGAACTCCGCCCCTTCAAGTACACTGTTTGGCGTGCCTTCAGTCTCAACACATCTTTACTA